From one Phocaeicola salanitronis DSM 18170 genomic stretch:
- a CDS encoding GNAT family N-acetyltransferase encodes MEVHHDEAQRKFWVEVDGFKADMSYHLKEGHLDIRHTLVPEAIGGRGIASMLVKTAYDYARHRGLRPMATCSYAVRWLQRHPEYQGVISDEYGGSGTCAL; translated from the coding sequence ATGGAAGTACATCATGATGAAGCGCAGAGAAAGTTCTGGGTAGAAGTTGACGGATTTAAGGCAGACATGTCTTATCATCTGAAAGAAGGGCATTTGGACATCCGGCACACGTTGGTTCCGGAAGCGATTGGCGGGAGGGGAATAGCCTCGATGCTGGTGAAAACCGCATACGACTATGCCCGCCACAGAGGCTTGAGGCCCATGGCTACATGCTCGTATGCCGTGCGTTGGTTGCAGAGGCATCCCGAATATCAGGGCGTAATCAGCGACGAGTATGGCGGAAGCGGAACGTGTGCCTTGTAG
- a CDS encoding AMP-binding protein produces the protein MNNFTTHIPDQTLTIDGRTYTAQDACAHGQKPSRLQALFREQAGADSFLAALADFLAEWFDASDTVTVHTSGSTGTPKELRVEKRRMMNSAMLTVSFLGLKQGDNALLCMPLQYIAGKMVVVRALTAGLNLISVTPCGHPLQSVSQPLAFGALIPMQVYNSLQHPEECGRLKNIRHLIIGGGAIDPDMEAALKRFPNGVWSTYGMTETLSHIALRKLNGADASEWYTPFSQVSVSRSDEGTLIIDAPLVCPQRLITNDIVELNERGQFRILGRKDNTINTGGIKVQIEQVENALKPLLPFPFAITSAPDAKFGERIVLLVQHAPFLNEQEKQEIHRACQQLPAYWRPKQWIPVAALPLTGTGKPDRAAAKRLARCT, from the coding sequence ATGAACAACTTCACCACCCACATCCCCGACCAGACCCTTACGATTGACGGCAGGACGTATACTGCCCAAGACGCTTGTGCCCACGGTCAGAAGCCCAGCCGCCTGCAAGCCCTTTTCCGCGAACAGGCAGGCGCGGACAGCTTCCTGGCGGCACTGGCAGATTTCCTTGCCGAATGGTTCGACGCTTCAGATACGGTAACAGTACATACGTCCGGCTCTACCGGCACGCCGAAAGAACTCCGCGTAGAGAAACGGCGCATGATGAACAGCGCCATGCTGACGGTCTCTTTCCTCGGGCTGAAACAAGGCGACAACGCCCTGCTCTGCATGCCCCTGCAATACATCGCCGGCAAAATGGTGGTGGTGCGTGCCCTCACGGCAGGGTTGAACCTGATTTCCGTCACTCCCTGCGGCCATCCCCTGCAAAGCGTAAGCCAGCCCCTCGCCTTCGGCGCGCTGATACCCATGCAAGTCTACAATTCCCTGCAACATCCCGAAGAATGCGGACGGCTGAAAAACATCAGGCACCTGATTATCGGAGGAGGAGCCATCGATCCCGACATGGAAGCGGCACTGAAACGCTTTCCCAACGGCGTATGGAGCACGTACGGCATGACCGAGACCCTTTCGCACATCGCCCTCCGGAAACTGAACGGAGCGGACGCCTCGGAATGGTACACCCCTTTCAGCCAGGTATCCGTAAGCCGGTCGGACGAAGGAACCCTAATCATCGACGCTCCGCTGGTCTGCCCGCAACGGCTCATCACAAACGACATTGTAGAACTGAATGAGAGAGGACAATTCCGTATCCTCGGAAGAAAAGACAACACCATCAATACAGGAGGAATAAAAGTACAGATAGAGCAAGTGGAAAACGCCCTGAAGCCGCTGCTTCCCTTCCCCTTTGCCATTACTTCCGCCCCCGACGCCAAGTTCGGCGAGCGGATTGTGCTGCTTGTCCAGCACGCACCCTTCCTCAACGAACAAGAAAAACAGGAAATACATCGGGCATGCCAGCAACTCCCGGCTTATTGGCGCCCCAAGCAATGGATACCGGTGGCTGCTCTTCCGCTGACCGGAACCGGAAAGCCCGACAGGGCAGCAGCCAAGAGATTAGCCCGATGTACGTAA
- a CDS encoding o-succinylbenzoate synthase, protein MYTIKIIPRTLHFKQPAGTSRGVYRTRKVWYLVLRDPADGRCGIGECAPLPALSCDDIPDYEDVLACHCQRSAEQGCIDYDALRPYPSMLFGLETAFLHLQAGSLRFWDTPFSRGEEGIPINGLIWMGNFDEMYRRIEEKMKAGFRCIKVKIGAIGFEQELELLAHIRQHFSPQEIELRVDANGAFTPLDAPRKLEQLSRFGLHSIEQPIRAGQWEEMRKLCQDTPIPIALDEELIGVNRPEEKARLLDTVRPQYIILKPSLHGGLKGAEEWIRLAGERGIGSWVTSALESNVGLNSIAQWCATLNPQMPQGLGTGQLFIDNIPYPLDIQGDCLWFLPGQPETEFGELLCL, encoded by the coding sequence ATGTACACAATCAAGATTATCCCGCGCACGCTGCACTTCAAACAACCGGCAGGAACCTCCAGAGGGGTCTACCGCACCCGCAAGGTGTGGTACCTCGTATTGCGGGACCCGGCGGACGGACGCTGCGGCATCGGCGAATGCGCCCCGCTTCCCGCACTGAGCTGCGACGACATCCCCGACTACGAAGACGTGCTCGCCTGCCATTGCCAGCGCAGTGCCGAACAAGGCTGCATCGACTACGATGCGCTGCGCCCCTACCCGTCCATGCTCTTCGGGCTGGAGACCGCCTTCCTCCACCTCCAAGCCGGAAGCCTCCGCTTCTGGGACACTCCTTTCTCACGGGGGGAAGAGGGCATCCCCATCAACGGGCTGATTTGGATGGGCAACTTCGACGAGATGTACCGCCGGATAGAAGAAAAGATGAAAGCGGGCTTCCGCTGCATCAAGGTGAAAATCGGAGCCATCGGCTTCGAGCAGGAACTGGAGCTGCTGGCACACATCCGCCAGCATTTCTCTCCGCAGGAAATCGAGCTGCGGGTAGACGCCAACGGCGCTTTCACGCCCCTCGACGCACCCCGTAAGCTGGAACAGCTGAGCCGCTTCGGGCTGCACTCCATCGAGCAGCCCATCCGCGCCGGACAATGGGAAGAGATGAGGAAATTGTGTCAAGACACCCCCATCCCCATCGCGCTGGACGAAGAACTGATAGGCGTCAACCGTCCCGAAGAGAAAGCCCGGCTGCTCGACACCGTCCGTCCGCAATACATCATCCTGAAACCTTCGCTTCACGGAGGGCTGAAAGGGGCGGAAGAATGGATTAGGCTTGCCGGAGAAAGAGGCATCGGCTCGTGGGTGACCTCCGCCCTCGAATCGAACGTGGGGCTGAACAGCATCGCGCAATGGTGTGCCACGCTAAACCCTCAGATGCCGCAAGGATTGGGTACAGGGCAGCTCTTTATCGACAACATTCCTTACCCTCTCGATATCCAAGGCGACTGCCTCTGGTTTCTGCCCGGACAGCCCGAAACGGAGTTTGGCGAGTTGCTGTGCTTGTGA
- the menB gene encoding 1,4-dihydroxy-2-naphthoyl-CoA synthase, whose amino-acid sequence MEKREWKTIKEYKDILFDYYNGIAKITINRPRYRNAFTPDTTMELSNALLYCRECPDINVIVLTGAGDKAFCSGGDMHVKGHGGYVGTDGVPRLNILDVQKQIRSIPKPVIAMVNGYAIGGGHVLHVVCDLSIASENAIFGQTGPRVGSFDAGFGASYLARVVGQKKAREIWFLCRQYSAQEALEMGLVNKVVPFDRLEDEVVEWAETMMQHSPLALRMIKAGLNAELDGQAGIQELAGDATMLYYMTDEAQEGGKAFLEKRKPDWSKYPKLP is encoded by the coding sequence ATGGAAAAAAGAGAATGGAAAACCATCAAAGAATACAAGGATATTCTTTTCGACTATTACAACGGCATCGCGAAAATCACCATCAACCGCCCGCGCTACCGCAACGCCTTCACCCCCGACACGACCATGGAGCTGAGCAACGCCCTGCTCTATTGCCGTGAATGCCCGGACATCAACGTCATCGTGCTGACCGGTGCGGGCGACAAGGCATTCTGCTCGGGCGGCGACATGCACGTAAAAGGACACGGAGGCTATGTAGGCACCGACGGCGTGCCTCGCCTGAACATCCTCGACGTGCAGAAGCAGATACGCTCCATCCCGAAGCCGGTCATCGCCATGGTGAACGGATATGCCATCGGTGGAGGGCACGTGCTCCACGTGGTATGCGACCTGAGCATCGCCTCGGAGAACGCCATCTTCGGACAGACCGGACCGCGTGTGGGCAGCTTCGACGCCGGATTCGGCGCATCGTATCTGGCGCGTGTCGTAGGGCAGAAGAAAGCCCGCGAAATCTGGTTCCTCTGCCGCCAGTATTCGGCACAGGAAGCCCTGGAAATGGGGCTGGTGAACAAAGTCGTGCCCTTCGACCGGCTGGAAGATGAAGTGGTGGAATGGGCGGAAACCATGATGCAGCACAGCCCGCTCGCCCTCCGCATGATAAAAGCCGGACTGAACGCCGAACTGGACGGACAGGCGGGCATCCAGGAGCTTGCCGGCGACGCCACGATGTTATACTATATGACCGATGAAGCCCAGGAAGGCGGCAAGGCGTTTCTGGAGAAGCGCAAGCCCGACTGGTCGAAATATCCCAAACTGCCGTAA
- the menD gene encoding 2-succinyl-5-enolpyruvyl-6-hydroxy-3-cyclohexene-1-carboxylic-acid synthase: protein MYTDKKNILQLAALLRAHGIRRIVLCPGSRNIPLTQTFANVPDFTCYPLTDERSAGFFALGLALHDGAPVAVCCTSGTALLNLHPAVAEAYYQQVPLVVISADRPAAWIGQMDGQTLPQPGVFGTLVKKSVSLPDVKDEEDEWFCNRLINEALLETHHHGKGPVHINVPVGEPFFLLPVNELPEARVITRYQGLNIYDKDYQPLIERLNKYQKRMAVTGQMNLIYLFDKKYTKLLYKHFAWIAESIGNQTVPGMPIRNIEALLCSMNNDMQEAMRPELLITYGGHVISKRLKKFLRKHPPTEHWHISADGEIMDLYGSLSVVIEMDPFEFLEKIAVLIDAPTPEYPKRWETKSKAIPKAQFAYSEMRAIGETLRRLPSPCSLHLANSSAVRYAQLFDLPPEVEVLSNRGTNGIEGSLSTALGYATASDKLNFIVIGDLSFFYDMNALWNSNYGSNIRILLLNNEGGEIFHALPGLTLHENARRFVTGTHHASGKAWAEDRGFEYLCARNEEELQAALESFTQPSVTRQPMLLEAFTDKDKDIELLKAYYHSLKQF from the coding sequence ATGTACACCGATAAGAAAAACATTTTACAACTGGCGGCACTGCTGCGCGCGCACGGCATCAGGCGGATTGTGCTCTGTCCCGGAAGCCGGAACATCCCGCTGACGCAGACCTTTGCCAACGTGCCCGACTTCACGTGCTATCCGCTGACCGACGAACGGAGCGCGGGATTCTTCGCCCTCGGGCTTGCCCTGCACGACGGAGCGCCCGTAGCCGTATGCTGCACCTCGGGCACTGCCCTACTCAACCTGCATCCTGCCGTGGCGGAAGCCTACTACCAGCAGGTGCCCCTGGTGGTGATATCCGCCGACCGCCCCGCCGCATGGATCGGGCAGATGGACGGGCAGACCCTTCCCCAGCCGGGCGTATTCGGCACACTGGTCAAGAAATCGGTCAGCCTGCCCGACGTGAAGGACGAAGAAGACGAATGGTTCTGCAACCGGCTCATCAACGAGGCACTGCTGGAAACGCACCACCACGGCAAGGGACCGGTGCACATCAATGTCCCCGTCGGCGAACCGTTCTTCCTGCTCCCCGTAAACGAGCTGCCCGAGGCACGGGTCATCACCCGCTACCAGGGGCTGAACATCTACGACAAGGACTACCAGCCGCTCATCGAACGGCTGAACAAATACCAGAAGCGTATGGCGGTGACAGGGCAGATGAACCTGATTTACCTCTTCGACAAGAAATATACGAAGCTGCTGTACAAGCATTTCGCCTGGATAGCCGAGAGCATCGGCAACCAGACCGTGCCGGGGATGCCCATCCGCAACATCGAAGCCCTGCTGTGCTCGATGAACAACGACATGCAGGAGGCGATGCGCCCCGAACTGCTGATTACCTACGGGGGGCACGTCATCTCGAAACGCCTGAAGAAATTCCTGCGGAAGCATCCGCCCACGGAACACTGGCACATCTCGGCAGACGGGGAAATCATGGACCTGTACGGCTCGCTGAGCGTAGTCATCGAAATGGACCCCTTCGAGTTCCTCGAAAAGATAGCCGTCCTGATAGACGCACCCACGCCCGAATATCCCAAAAGGTGGGAAACGAAGTCGAAAGCCATCCCCAAAGCGCAGTTCGCCTACTCCGAGATGCGCGCGATAGGCGAGACGCTCCGGCGCCTCCCCTCACCCTGCTCGCTCCACCTTGCCAACAGCTCGGCGGTGCGCTACGCCCAGCTCTTCGACCTACCGCCCGAAGTGGAGGTGCTGTCCAACCGGGGCACAAACGGCATCGAAGGGTCGCTCTCTACCGCACTGGGCTATGCCACGGCATCGGACAAGCTGAACTTCATCGTGATAGGCGACCTGAGCTTCTTCTACGACATGAACGCGCTGTGGAACTCCAATTACGGCAGCAACATCCGCATCCTCCTGCTCAACAACGAAGGCGGCGAAATCTTCCATGCCCTGCCCGGACTGACCCTGCACGAGAACGCACGCCGCTTCGTGACGGGCACCCACCACGCGTCGGGGAAGGCATGGGCGGAAGACCGGGGATTCGAATACCTCTGCGCGCGCAACGAAGAAGAACTACAGGCGGCACTGGAGAGCTTCACACAGCCCTCCGTCACCCGCCAGCCGATGCTGCTGGAGGCATTTACCGACAAGGACAAGGACATCGAACTGCTGAAAGCGTATTATCATAGCCTGAAACAGTTTTAA